The Acipenser ruthenus chromosome 11, fAciRut3.2 maternal haplotype, whole genome shotgun sequence region TTTTCCTGCCTGCGACTTCTACATAAATCTGCAGTTGaaggtaaacattttttaaaaagctatttaattaaaaaaaaaactgtgtaaataaTGTCAATTTTAAGGATTTCATACCATCACCAATTGAATGGACCCAGTTGACTTTAAGTGTTGTTATTTTAGTCCATTATTGTAGAGTTGATGCTCTGAATACTAACGTGAAGCACAGGCAGAGACTGACCTGCTGTTTGTTGTCCTGCAGTGCAAGAAAGGCCTGCCCCAGAGAAGACAATCACCAGCAGTTTTGGAGGGTTCATCCACTTGGTGCACCCGGGCCAGCTGTCAGACACTGTGCTGCACCGCAGTAAGAGGATGATCCTGGACAGCATCGGGGTGGGGCTGCTGGGAAGCAGCTCTCATGTCTTCGAGCTGGCTCTGCAGCACTGCCAGGTAATCCTTCAGCTGACCTTACACTGGGCTATGGTACAGAGGGCACACAGGCTGCTGACCTTAGTGGCCCCAAAGGTAACAATGCTGTCCTAAAATGATGGCCAAAGAAGTGGGCCCTGGCTGTACAGTTTTAATATCAACCATTCCTTCAGTACTTACCCCATTTTTGAAAAGTTTCTTTGAACAGTCACCATTCCAATTGAGGTTTGCATTGTCAAACCAGGGTGATGATAATCAAGAATTTAACTTGCTTGTTTCCATCTTGTTTCCAAGAATGTTGAGACCCTATAATGATCTGTGATTAACTCTCTTTGCAGCAAATGTATGCTCCGGATTACATCAGTTCAGTCTTTGGTCGAAGGCACACAAGACTCTCTCCCTGTCTGGCAGCCTTTGTCAATGGAGTAGCGGTAAGTCAGTGTATTTGTTGGCTGGCATGTTTTAATGTCAGGTTTGTTTACACAGTGCTCAGCCCtttcaaattgtaaaaatgtagtcCATGAAATGAGCACATTCTAGCAGCTGACGAGCTCTGCAGCTCGTGTCTGTGGCTGGTCATTTCCTCATTACACTTCCTGCAACTAATTTCCATGAAAACACCTCTTGAAATACAGCATTCCAAAATGatacgcttaaaaaaaaaacgacaatgtaaatgtaaatgtatttattaatttaaaatttaaaatgaagtAAGCACAAATTAATCCAAACATAAAATTATCATGAACAGAGGCTGGGTTGCCAATATTTACtatcagtatatacagtacacaaatcAATAGATCTTGTAAGAGATGATGTGTTATTATTTCaacataaaatagtttaaaacgtTTGTTTTATCTCTAGTTTTAAGTAATTGTTTGAGAAAAGCAAACAAGAGCACTTTACAGGTTACTTAGCAGATGATTGAGGAGTAGTTCTATGAGAAAGTCAAAGGAGAAAAACTTCTGAGATCTGAGGCAAAACATTTTCATAATgcagaaaattaaaaaacaatgtaatgccttaattgtgtaaatataatacttaaataatttaatttgttcaTTATACTGGATATATGCCCATCAGGGAGTGACTGTATTCATGACACATTCCATTTAtcctgttctttttcttttttttttgaaaagtgaaAGCTCAGGTTTGTATTCATGTCCTTGAGTTTCTTTTGTAGAAAGATGGGGCACTGCCAGGCTTCCTCACAGTCAGGAATGTCAGTGGAGATCACACTGTACCAGGTGCTTACTGTGCCCGCACGTTCTTCTTTACAGGTCCATTCAATGGATTTCGATGATACCTGGCACCCAGCCACCCACCCCTCAGGGGCAGTCCTTCCTGCCCTGCTCGCTATTGCTCAGATGTTACCTGGCAACGCCAAGCCCAGTGGGATGGACCTCCTGCTAGCCTTCAACGTGGGCATTGAGATTCAGGGTCGGCTCATGAGGTTCTCCAACGAAGCCCAAAACATCCCCAACAGGTGAGGAGAGTGCTGCCGAACAAACTTGGCACAATACTGTAGTGTGTAGGAAGTGTGCCAATAttcttccagcatgaatgagacagtGTTTGAATTTGAAGGCAAATCTTAAtctgtttttgggtttttttttagccTCACAgtgattatgttgtttttattggaaattattattacactttcctagtaaaataacatgttttttagaAGGCATGATGAGAAACGTTTGTCTACCCgaggttgtttttaaatcagaattttaaaaccattaaaagcatatataatgtaaaatactcTCTCAGTTACCAGGATGGTCATGCCTGTGTTTCTCCCTTCAGGTTCCATCCCCCGACTGTAGTGGGCCCTCTGGGTAGTGCTGCTGCCTGCTCCCGTCTGCTTTCCCTGGATCGCTCGCAGTGTTCAAACGCCTTGGCGATTGCTGCTTCGCTGGCAGGGGCTCCCATGGCCAACGCTGCCACTCAATCCAAGCCTCTTCATATTGGGAATGCAGCCCGGCTTGGTCTGGAGGCGGCACTGCTGGCATCCCGGGGCCTGGAGGCCAGCACACTGATCCTGGACTCGACCCCAGGCTGCGTTGGCTTTAGCGCCTTCTACAACGACTACCTGCCTCAGGCACTGCCCTCCCCGGTGGAACAGGATCCCCGCTTCCTGCTGGAGGACCAGGACATAGCCTTCAAGCGCTTCCCTGCACACCTGGGGATGCACTGGGTGGCAGACGCCGCGTGCTCAGCACGGGAGCATTTGGTCAACACTGTAGGGGGTTTCCACCCCTCTATGATCCAGAACATCCTACTGAGAATCCCCCTCTCCAAATATATCAACCGGCCCTTCCCTGAATCCGAGCACCAGGCCCGACACTCCTTCCAGTTCAACGCCTGCACTGCTCTGCTGGATGGCAAGGTCAGTGTCCAATCCTTCAGCCCAGCCTTCCTGGACCGTCCTGAGCTGCTCAGCCTCCTGAGCAGAGTACAGGTCGAGCACCCCCAGGACAACCCTGCCAATTTCAATAAGATGTACGCAGAGGTGCTGGTGACCCTCACAACGGGCGATGTCTTGAAGGGTCGTTGCAACACCTTTTATGGATACTGGAGGAAGCCACTGAGTCGTGACAGTCTGCTGAAAAAGTTCCGGGCCAACGCTGGGGCAGTCCTGccaggagagagagtggaggccaTCATTGATGCCGTGGAGAACATAGAAGACATGCAGGACTGCTCCCACCTCACCATGCACCTGGAGTGAAGGGCTTCATGACATCCTTTGATGACATACACTTGaagaaaacaatatgaaatgattGGGGAAACGATCTTTAtgccatttgtgttttttttttactgtattattattattattattattattattattattattattattattattgttgttgttgttgttgttgttcttgttttatAGTGCATAATTTTAGTGATTAATTACCAATCATACTCAATTGTAAGTAAAGCACAGTTCACATGGATTATGCAATGTATATACTCTCAATTCTGCTAGCACTGTAAATCTCACTATTGCTCTATTTATCGAATtcttgttattttattaatttttattattatcttttttattatcttttacaAAGATTTATTGTGTGTAATTTCAGACTTTTGTATCGGAATTGCAATACTGTTGATTTGTGTAACAGGTCACTAGTTCGGAAGATATCATACGTCAATTCAATCAATTAAATCATCAAATGTGAAATCAATGTAATGCCCCAAGTGtgcaaatataatacaaatgaatCAATTGTAATTGCTttggtgtttatattttatttaattgaaaaagattactagtttacagtgtttaaggtgtacaataatacagtacttgtacattgttaagtgatataaatgtattgtatatactgcagataataaattggtaaaatgaAGTGTTCTCTTTTGAAATCAATTGCCCATGCAAGGGGATATTTCCTTTCGTCTCCTTCAAATTACATCAATAGACAAACTGCAGTGTGAGACTACAATGAGAAACGTACTACTTTAGGTTACAGAAACCGTCCATGCCATTTTATAACCAAATATCATAGCATACTGATACAATCTACAAGAGAACTATTAATCGGAAACATtggttatttcattttctttaacttCTATTTCTGTTCACATTTGGCATTGGgggcagcacaataaaagttaaaaatatatGACAAACATTATTTGTTATTGGAAACAGTCTCAGTTTAAAAGAAAGAGAATACTTGGTGGGTTTCATGAGGTACTTCCACAAGAATGCAGGTCTgctcctctcctgttctctcgtGGCAAGGAAAACAGACCTCGTTCACTTTATTGACCACAGCTGAATTCAACAAGAGGTTGCAATTGAACAAACTGTACCCAGCACTCCTATAAACAGAGCAAGGAACACGGAAAATATGTTTTGCAGCGGCCTGAATTCAAGAAAATGTTGGAACAGTTGTGTCAATACTCATGAAACactgacagcacatgctttttaattaatcaataacagtaataaataGCCACCATTGACTGCCAGGACTTATTCAATGTTGCAAGTCCACGTGTTGTTAAAATTATTCTGGAGGGGGCCATTTCACATATTGTAAGGTACCTGCATTTGAGACCCCATCTCTACAGGGGGTCCTCTCCTGCTTTACTTTAATACACCTGGGTGGTCCTGTCCTGTAGTTTTGTATGTTAGCAATTTGGAAGAAACACAGCCTACACATCTACGTAAGCAAGAACCAGCAACAGTAAGACGGAGTGGAGTGGGACATTGAGCttataaaatctgtattttataaaaagaaaaccaaaaataataacattttaaacttcaAATTAAGTTTTCTGTAAACTTATgggatcatttttaatattagtgTTTGCTGCCAGCTTCTACCTAACCTAGAATCATCTGTGAATGTAAATAACCTGTCAAACTTCCCCATATAAGTCTTTCCTCACCTAACAAAATAGTTATCTCCCCAGAAATCTCCCCAATTTCAGGTGTGGTTTATCCCTGAGGGATAGAGGTTGATCAGTTAAGAGTTGGAGCTCTATTTGAGCTGGTGTAATTTGTGTCTAGCTGGTGAAACAGACAAATGCAGGGTATGCATTGACATGCATTCAGCAACAaatgatgttattattgtatgatttaaatgtattgtttgtgttgatttagaacgggtgatgttattattgtatgatttaaatgtattgtttgtgttgatttagaacgggtgatgttattattgtatgatttaaatgtattgtttgtgttgatttagaACGGGTGAATGTTTGTTAATGTAAAAACCCCATCCCCCTAAACTCGTGCAAACTCgtcatctccagattgattaagtgTTTGCTAATCCGGAGATAACCACATCTATAAAAACCCGCAGCATTTGCTGACCTGGGTGGGTGCGCAGGAAGGAGGAGCGTGAGCGAGcgaacaagcaagcaagcaagtgaAGGagaaaatatcaaaagaaaagagacaattgctacttgtttggtggaggtatttgtgtttatttggctctgtgagcagtgttttttgttggattttttattaatttgtgtaATAAATACACGCACCAGCGCTTCAACCTGCAGTACCCGTGTTCGTGTGTCAACTTCCTGATCTGGGGACATCACTTATTGCAAATTTAGAAACACAATCTTCTGTCAAATATaaaccacaaatgtcactgaccTCTTCCAACCGAAAGAGCTGCTATGACACTGCTCTGGCTGCCACACGATATGACATAAAAGTTGAATAACGTTAATAGAAATTACTGGAGgggaaacaaattagtttaaacACTTGAATGAATTCCAGTGAAGATAAATAGTTTCTGTTGGAATAACTGTTTCTTCCTGATTCAAGCTTATACTATTCTCTCAACTAGTCTTAAACGTGACGCACCCCTAGCAAAGACTAACAACAGCCAGGCTGTGATTTttctaagttttaaaaaaatatatatatttaacaatatcAGCAACAAACATCCCGGCTACAGCTGTAAAATCTAAATTGTATAACTGGATAAGCTGTAAGACCTAGAAGTATTTCGGCAAGAaaatgaggtgttagtatcatggtaatgtataataaattgtATGTGGAAAAACATGTTGTCTTCTCAAGATGTTAGgcagatgtacagacagagagcTCATGTTTCCAGATATATGCAGAACTGTAAGTGTGATACACATGggcatggacagacagacagccaggtaTATCCCCAGTCCAATTCTTCCATACAACACACATTGCTGTTTCATACCCATGACTTTCTTGTCATGTTAATAGACTTTCCTCCCCTGTCTGAACCCCCTCTCATAAAGAAAGATTGACTTCATTTAACATTTCCACGCATCTTTACCTGGTTTACCTGGGTGCAGGTGCATTGCAGAGAAATGTAATCCTACACTTCCTCAtatagggatatatatatatatgtaaatgatgAGATGCATTCAGGGGAAGGACACCCACCCAGTGAAGGTATGCAGGACTCTCCATTACACTTCCTTTACAGTATTTCCTCAAACACCCTTCTAGTATGACATGCAtgctgccctgctacaatctGTGCCTGATTTAAAAATCCCCTTTCTAGACCCTTGCCATTTCCTGAACTGGACCAACAGTGGTGctcattttttcttaagtaaagaatttgttaaccatttggaaaacaaacaaacaaaaatatccccAGACATTTCCTTTACCCTTCTTTCTCTCATTTTCACCTCTTCATTACACTTGTGTTTATTTGTCATCCTTCCTTTTCTTTCACTTTGCTTcatcaatgtgttatttatttacttattttagtttatgtTTCCTTTAAACTTTATGCACTTCACAAACTAGACGCCCCTCTTAGATAATTTGTGCACCTAGTCTGGGGAGGGCTTGTTTAAACTTCTCCTTTAAAAAGCCAAcaggatgtaatgactgaaattatttaatttgcaaagtGAATCTAAGCAACAAGGAGAACACAAGATTAACACTctcttttatattgtattatggagtctattttaaaaatgttaatctagATTTTTCACAACTTTGtcacactgtatttgtaatgttaatactGTAAGTAAATCCCAGCTGGGTTAACACTGAGTTAAAGAGCAGGGGTATTTACATATGTCACTctttagatcattgaaatagacTCCTGGGTGTGTTTTGCCTCATTCACGATTGctttttctgctttgatcattatgtatttatcaggcttactaactaatgtttctcaaaaagctcagaaaaaaaacctgaatttctgAACTGAGGTTTAACCTATGGACTAGAGGGATCTTTATTTGACTTTAATGCCCTTTTTGAAGAGTTTTAAAGACCACAAAACTTCTATTTTAAATCTAACAGGCCAGCATATGTGTTGCCAGAGACCCAGATACCATCATTACATAAGCACACAATGTAACCTATAATACCAGTAAAGCAAGAAAAACTGGGTTTTCTGTAACTGCATAAAGTTTCCTTTTTGTCATACAAATTATGTACATCATAATAGCATctctaaaaaaaacttaaaggaaATTGAATTAGGTGTGAATAGATGAAGATGATGTCATATAGACAGCATAGCTAGGGGCACACTTATTATCTCATAAGCATGTtagtgcttttcttttgttttctatttttaaatttaaatggtagATTAAACTAATCAGACAGGTGTTATGCAACGGATAACCATAAATCAAAATGACAAACATCAACATACTAGTTTTTTTTAACGCAGTAATACTTTAGTTTCTCTTTAGtttccagaatttgggacgttatctaaaaaccaaatcggcccagaatttgggacattatctgaaaagcaaagcggcccagaatttgggacattatctgaaaagcaaagcggcccataatttgggacgtaaatgaaaacaggggcagtctatatgtaaaactgtgattgcattagcgataaactaatgtatcctctaacaaaactgcaatagtgtatacatgttatattaaaatatatcacaaaaacgattatagatatatgctacttgaaagaaaaaagta contains the following coding sequences:
- the LOC131739425 gene encoding cis-aconitate decarboxylase-like; the encoded protein is ITSSFGGFIHLVHPGQLSDTVLHRSKRMILDSIGVGLLGSSSHVFELALQHCQQMYAPDYISSVFGRRHTRLSPCLAAFVNGVAVHSMDFDDTWHPATHPSGAVLPALLAIAQMLPGNAKPSGMDLLLAFNVGIEIQGRLMRFSNEAQNIPNRFHPPTVVGPLGSAAACSRLLSLDRSQCSNALAIAASLAGAPMANAATQSKPLHIGNAARLGLEAALLASRGLEASTLILDSTPGCVGFSAFYNDYLPQALPSPVEQDPRFLLEDQDIAFKRFPAHLGMHWVADAACSAREHLVNTVGGFHPSMIQNILLRIPLSKYINRPFPESEHQARHSFQFNACTALLDGKVSVQSFSPAFLDRPELLSLLSRVQVEHPQDNPANFNKMYAEVLVTLTTGDVLKGRCNTFYGYWRKPLSRDSLLKKFRANAGAVLPGERVEAIIDAVENIEDMQDCSHLTMHLE